The following is a genomic window from Nitrosomonas communis.
CGCGCACAGGCTGTGAGAATTCAACCAGAGCGATATAAGTATCTCCGGAGAATGATTTATATTTGCCATCTTCATCTGGTTCATAAACAATTTCACGAAAGACACCTAATGCAGTGCCGGCACCGTTACCGGGCAAATCAGTCTTGCCACGGCGCAAACGGGCAATCTCGCCCCACGCCACATCGAGTGTGCCTTTAGTTGCCTGCAATTCACTCGCAGCATCCTGCAAGGCCAGTAGCGCCAGCGGTATATCCGCCAAACCATAAGGAGTGGTCAATGGTTGAGTTGCATCAAAAGGTTGAGTATAGAAAAGACTGCCGACAAGCTGATCCGGGGTAAAACTGTAATTGGGATCAGCTACAGTGGCTTTAGCAATCGTTCTTTCCAGCCATTTCTCAAACCACATGCCGAAAAGCCATGCTCCTCGACTTTCCGCCAGATACTGACGATCCCAGTGACCCAATATATCGGCTGCCTGCAATAACAATTGGCTATTGCTCTCGCGCGCAGCGGTGATCAGGTCATCGAGCAATTGATCAGCTACCAGTGCATGTGTTGAATGCTTGGCCGCGATCAATTCTTCGTAACTCATCTGTTGGTATGCATTCAGCATCTTCAATCCACGTAGTTCACGATTATTAGTAACATCAGCTGCGATGTTAGGGGAGTAAAGGCTTTTGTCAAGGAAAGGCATCGTCATATACCACGGTGCGCCGTTGGAATTTTGCACCCAGCCACTGATGGGATCAATCGCTTTGGGCAGATCCGCATAGGAATGCGTCCTACTCCAAATCAGATTAGAATCATTTCCGGGGACAGGCGCTCGCCAGAATGCTGCATCGCCTGTAGTTCGCACAGGAATAATACCATTGTAGACAAGCATAATATGTTTGTCCGCATCTGCATAAACCACATTGAATAAGGGTAGATGCTGACCTTGCAGCACATCCTGGAATTCTTCCAGGTTACGCGCATGCCCCATCTCCCACCATTGTCGGTTCATGCCAGCCAGTAATGGTGTTTCCAATAACGCAAAGCGCACCGCCAGTATCTGGTCATCCACCTCGATTACTGGCCCCTGCTTGGCCCGACGGATGAGTAAAACCTCGTTCGTCATGCTACCATCCTGTTCGCGGCTTTGAATAATTTCGCGAGTAACAGTGAAGGACTGTGTTATCCCATCGAGCAAATATCCGTCATCCAGCTCAGCCCCTGCCCGCTTTAGTTGGTAGAGATCGCAACCATCCATGGTGTTGACAGTGTGCGTCCAGCCGAGGTAATCGTTAAAAGCAATCTGTAGAACCGGAGAGCCCACCAGCGCTGTGCCATAAAGATTCACATCCGCCAGCAGGAAGTGTGACTCATAGAATGTCTCCAGCCCGCGCCAGTCCAGATGCGGATTTGTCAGTAACATGGCATTACCGCTGGCTGAATAGGAAGAACCCAGTGCCCAGCCATTCGAGGCAGCTGGCTGATCAGAAAAATCGAAACCAGGTATTACTGCACCGCATTCGGAAGTACCGGCAATAAAAACGGTCATCACACGCGTAGTGTGTGCAATCACATCCTGCGGTGTCACTGGCAATACCGCTCTGACTGTGTCAGAAATAGTCTGCGGATACTGTTGAGCAAAATCATTGATACCGGCGGCAAATGCATCCAGATTGGCACGAAAGGCAACATCTTGTTCCCTATACCATTTTTCAGCTAGACCTGGAATACCCAATATCCGGACAGACCGGTCCGCGGGCAAATAATCTTCACCAAAAATTTCTGCACCACGACCACGTGCGACGGCGTAGAGCTTAAGTAGCAAATCTGCATGGCTTCGCATCTGTGCCCAGCCAAATGCATAGAAGGCATCGTTATCATTATGTGCAACGATATGCGGCACACCCCAGCTATCCCACAAAATCTCCGGACTGCTATGGATTCGTGTAGGAGGCTGAACGGGTTGGCAAGCACTCAACAATAGCGCTGCCCATAATATGTGCCACAATGCACGCAGCGCGGATTGAATCTTCATTTTAGTTTTCTCAATGGGAGCTGATTATCTAATGAAATCAAAATATATTTGTTGATGAGGATCTGGAAATACAGGCTATTTAAGGCACAGTAGCATGCTCAGCACGCAAAGCTTTTTTATCTATTTTGCCGACACTGGTTTTGGCTATGACTTCAACTAATTTAAATTGCGTGAGTAGCGCGTGTTTTGAAATCGATCCACACTCAATTAGTGAGCGCATTTGATCATGAATAACCGACTCTCTAAACAAAGCTTTATCCACGACCAGCAATGCCATCGGACGCTCACCCCAGCGCTTATCCGGTACGCCGATCACGGCAACTTCCTTGACGCCTGCAACCAAGGTCAAGGCGTTTTCCAATTCCAGTGATGACACCCATTCACCGGCAACTTTAATGACGTCTTTCAGACGGTCAGTAATGTACAAATAACCATCCTGATCAATGGTGCCGATATCCTGCGTATGTAAATAACCACCTTGCCAAAGCACTGTGCTGGCTTCAGGATTATTTAGATAACCCTGCGTCAGCCAAGGTGCACGTACGATGATTTCACCGCTGCCTTGTCCATCATGAACCTGCGGATGCATCGTGTCATCGACGATCCGTAAATCCACCAGCGGTATTGCACGCCCGGCGCAGCATAATGTAGACAGCGCGTCATCCGTAACCGACTCTCGTACACTGTCAAGGGTATTTAATTGTGCCAATGTCAAAATAGGAGCAGTTTCTGATAAACCATAGCCGGAAAAACAATCGACCCCCATTTCCAGTGCTAGTTTAGCTAGCGCTTGCGGCAATGCGGATCCGCCAACGACCACTTTCCAACCACAAAGATCCACACCGGATGATTGCGCTGCAGTCAATATCATTCTTAATAAAGTAGGAACACAATGCGAGAAAGTAACTCGCTCTTCACGAATCAGTTTCAGCAGCATGTCAGGTGTATAACGTCCCGGATAAACCTGTTTCACACCTAGCAGCGTAGCGATATAAGGAATGCCCCATGCATGCACATGAAACATCGGAGTAACCGGCATATATACATCTTCGTTATGGAGGCGTTGTCGTGCAGCCGGTGCAGCTAACGCCATACCAGCTGCCAGCGTGTGCAGCACCAGTTGCCTATGTGTATAGTAAACACCTTTGGGCGCGCCGGTCGTACCGGTGGTATAGAAAACCGTCGCCCGCATATTCTCATCAAAATCCGCAAAGCAGAAATCATCGGCCCGGTCAGCTAGCCAGTTTTCGTATTCATCATCAAATTGCAAAGAGGTTTGTGGCACTGTCGCTCCCTCCGTCATAACGATAATTTTTTTTATGTTAGATAAATTTGTACGGATATTTTCGATAACCGGTATGAAATCAGCATGTAGCAACAATATAGCGGCACCCGAATGATTCAGGGTATAAGCAATCTGTGCCGGTGTCAGCTTGGTGTTGACCGTCATCATAACCGCGCCATACATCGGTATCGCGAAATAGCATTCAAGATAACGGTGACTATCATGATCCATGACCGCGATCACCTCTCCCCGGCGGACACAAGAAGCTCTCAATGCAGCGCCAAATTGACCAATCCGCGTATATACATCGCGATAACTCAGGCGCAGTTGATCACGGTAGACGATTTCCTGATTGACGGCATTTACCAATGGCGTATGCCAGAGCTGTTTCAATAGTAATGGTGACGATGTCATTTTTTCTAAGATTTCAACTTGAGAGTCCACGTATCTGTTTATGAATTTTCTTCTGGCCGGATACTTTCTTTAAGACAACACAACTAACGGGCACCAGCAATAAAGTAACAAATGCTGAGAAAATTTGACCAAATGCAAGCGAAATGACCATTGGCATCAGTTTCTCCGCATCGGAGCTTTGCTCGCTCATGAGAGGCAGCAATCCCATCACAGTCGTTACTGTGGTAAGAAATATCGCACGGAAGCGTGATTTACCCGCCAAAATTACTGCTTTATAAATCGGTATGTTTTTCTGGAGAATTTCATTGATTTTCGCAATCAATATCAGGCTATCGTTGATGGCAACCCCTCCTACGGCAAATAAAGCGACATAAGATTCCAACGATAGAGGAATTTTCAATAACAGATGACCTGCTACTGAGCCGATAAAACCAAAAGGAATGGCTAGCATAATGATGAGCGGTTGCGCATAAGAACGCAGGGGTATTGCCAACAGCGCGTAAATTCCCAGTAATGCCAGCGCTCCATAACTCCATAGATCCGACATTGCTTTTTCTTGTTTTTGCCGAGTTTGACCTGGTTCAATTCTTAGTCCGGGATATTGCGCTTCCAGTTCGGGAATCACATTTGCACGCAAATCGGCAAGAATAGCTTCAACGTGGGCCTCTCCTTTAAAGATATCAGCACTGATTAATTGAATTCGTTCCCGGCTTTGCCGGGTAATGCTCGCAAAACCGGCAGTATATTCAGCTTCTGCTACTGTGGTGAACGGAACAGTATTGCCATTGGTCAAGCTGATTGGCATGCGGTATAAATCATCCAGAGAACGGCGATGCTCGGCAGGAAAGCGTAGCATCACCCTCACTTCATCCCGATCCAGAAAAAAGCGCTGTACTTCCAGCCCAAAAAATCCATGGCGAACTTGCTCACCTAGACTCTGCATTGTTAATCCATAAAATGCTGCTTCTGGTTTAAGCTTGAGGCGCAACTCGGATTTACCTGTTTGCATAGAACTTGTTACGCTGTGCACGCCAGCATAAGAAGAAAGTTTGGTTTTAAGAATTTCACCGACTGTGCTTTGTAGCGCAGCATCTGAGGCAACCAATTTCAATTCAATCGCTTTTGCAGAATGCGTCGTTGGCATGCCAAGATCTTTGGGCCAGAAAGTCTGGAAAGACAGCGTCGCACCGGAAGGAAGCTCACCGAATCGCTCCTGCCATTGTTTCTTCATGCTATCCATCCGGGAACGAATACGCTCATCAATCGCTATTTCGATATCAACAAATCCGGTATTGTCGTCGCTGACAGCAATAATATGCTGAAAACTGTCTTTTAATTTAGTCGATTCGTCGATTCCAAACTCTGTGTTTAACTCAGAGCGCATCTCACTGGCAATGCGCTCCAGCCGCATTATTTGATAATCAACTTCCTCAAATGGGGTGCCCGGCGGAAGTTGGAGAATGGCAAACAAATAATAGTCATTGACAGGTGCTTCCATCACGCTTTGAATACGTCCGGAAAAAACGAGTGCAGCAGTAATCAGTAATATAATGGCAAACACGGATAGCGTGATATAACGAAGCCGTACCAGTCCTTTCAGTAGTGGCGCATAGACATCATCAATAAACCATTGCAATCCTCTATCCACTCGATCTTGCACAGAACTCATAGCAGCGGACCAGATATTACGATCTGTTTTTGAAGGGAAGCTGGCTGCCAAGTGCGAAGGCAAGATCAAAAGTGCTTCCAACATGGAAAATGCCAAAGTTACAATAACCACCAGACATATGTTGTACATCAGATAGCCGCTGAGCCCCGGCAACAAAAGGCCGGGAACAAAAGCAATCATCGTGGACAACACCATCAACACCACTAGGGGTGCCACCTCGAGTGTGCCACTGATTGCACCCGCTAAACCGGGACGTCCCCGCTGCTGATGCGTGTAAATATTCTCACCTACAATAATAGCATCATCCGCTAAGACACCCAGGATAAGAATCAGAGCGGCAATCGAATAAGTATTTAAAGAAATTCCCAGCATCGGCATCAGCCAAAGTGCTCCTAGCAATGAGATCAAAATACCACTGCTTACCCATAACGCCAGATAAAACCGCATGGTAAACATCAATATCAGAAAAACCAGAATAAAACCTGATACTGCGTTTTCCCATAACATGGACATATTATGTTTGTAATATTTTGACCAGTCATCCCACGTTGAAATGCCAATGCCATCAGGCAAGTCAGGGCGGAATGCTTCAATGATTTCATTGACCGCTTCGACAGTTGTCGCAATCCGGTCTTTTGACATTACGAAGAGCTGCGCAGCCGGCTTGCCATCGATTCTTGCCAAAAAATCTTTTTCACTCACTATTTCGCGAATCTGCGCAATATCACCAAGCAGCAAGTGCGCACCATGCGGTTCAGATCGTAGCTTGATCGCAGCATAATCAGCCAAAGACATGGCCTGATTCTTACTTCGCAATAGCAGTTTGCTATCGGATTGCTTAAGCTCTCCTGCCGGTATGTTATTAGATGCAGCCCGAATAGCCTCGGCAATTTCCTCAAAAGTCAGCGCATAGCGGCGTAAATTAGATTCTGTGATTTCAATCGATATTTCATAAGGAGGTTTCGGCCAAGGTGTCAATAATCCGATATCCGGGTGTTTGCTTAGCATGGCTTGCAATCGATCGCGTTGACGCATTAGGGCTAGCATACCAACCTCACCATGCACCATTATAGTTACTGCAGTTGTGCCGATTTTCATTTCCTGAATTTTCAGCTTCTCAGCTTCTTTTGGAAAAGACGTAATGCGATCCATCCTAGCCTGCACGGCAGACTGGAAACGTGTCGTTTCAATCGAGGGATCAAACTCAACGATAATTTCGCATTCTGCCTGGTTAGCAACGGTATTGATATGCCGAACGCCTTCCAAATCATGGATAGCTTCCTCAATAGGAATGCATAGCGCTTGCTCCACTTCTGCAGGTCCTGCGCCAGGATAGCCCATCTCGATTTTCAGTTGATTCTGTGGTGCAGGGGGAACAGTATAGCGCTTGGACACGGTTAGCCCCATCAATCCGCCTGCGACAATAATCAGCATGAGCAAATTGGCAGCAATAGGGTTCCTGGCAAACCAGATGATCAGTTTCATGGAACAATCTCAGTAGGGATGACTTCTATTCCCTCAACCGGATGATGCAGGCCGGACACAAGCACATATTCTCCTTCCTGTAATCCCGTTTTAATGATCACTTGTTCTCGTTCTCTACTGAGTACTTCCACTGTGCGGAAACGTAACTGCTGTTTCTGATCAACGATAACTACCCGATTATTATTGCGTAATGCACTGGCAGGTAAAATAACAAAATCTTCAAACCAGCGCCCTTCAATGGTGGCTTCTACGTACAAGCCTACCGGTAAACTAGTAGTAAACGATTTCGTGCTTTCTGTGCCAGACGAGTTAATTTTTTTTGCGCCAAGACCGAATGGATCCGGGATTTGTGCAACCAGCACTACCATGCCGGTATCTTGCTCAACCACGCCTTCGCTTCGCACAATATGGCCTAGCCAGGTTTGTTGCTGCCCCTGGTAGTTTGCTGTGAACCTTACTGGTGCACCCTGCCTGGATTCATTACGAGTGGGGGAGTCTGAGAAATCGATGAAAGCAAGTTCATGTGTGCTTAATGGCAAGCGCACTTCGGCCAGATCACTGCTGTAAATTCTTCCCAATACCGCACCGCTACTCAGATACTGACCCATCCCTACTTCCTTATTACGTACCCGACCATTAAAAGGAGCGCGTATATCTGTGCGTTGACGTAATAACCTGGCATTCTTCAGCTCTTCTCGCTCTGCTGCCAGCTTAGCTTTCTTTTCCTTAAGCTGCGGAATCCTCAGATTTAACGAATTAGGCTTTCCCTGTCCGAGATGTTGCCATTCATCACGTGCCTGTTCCGCTTCTGCTTCTTCTCGTGTCAGCTGATACTGGGCTTCCATTACCCTGGCTTGTGCTTGCGCTACCCGCAAATCATATTCTGCTGGATCGATTGAAATCAGCAAATCCCCTTTCTTGAAGAATCCACCGCTGACAAATTCAGGTGATATTTTGATGATATTGCCTGAGACACCAGTCACCAGGTCTATTTCTGTTTGCGCCATGACACGCCCTCGCGACCGGACATCCATACGCAGCCGCTGAGGCTTTACTTTGATGACCTGAACGGATAGCGGTGTAACAATATCCTCCTGCTGCTCGGTTTGCGGCGGTGAAGTAACAATGGCAAAGGCAGCCAGTCCCCCCCCAATCGCAATCAGTAGCGCGATGAGTAATTGCTGGCGTGTTTTCATGGAGTAGTAACGATTAAATACCGGTTTCGGATCACTGCATCTGCCTCGTTACACATCTCCACCCAGAGCCAAATAAAGATTGATGCGATTGCTAAGTAACTGCCGAGTGACAGACAAATGGGCGCTCTGTGCATTGAGTGTGCTGCGGTAACTGTCGAGTAAGGTGAGAATTCCGATCAGATTGTTACGATAAGAATAAACAGCCAATCTCTGGCTGGATTCAGTTTGTTCAACCGCTTTCCTAAGGGACGCTTCTTGTTGCCGTAGCCACTCTTCTGCTGCCAGCGCTTGTTCAACTTCGCGGAAAGCATTAAGTGCGGTATTTTTGTAAAAATTCAGTGCTTCCTCTGCGCGTGCCTGATTCCGGAAAATTTCACCTTGGATACGTCCTCCGGTAAACAGAGGTTGCATGAGTCCGACAAATACATTCCAAGCCACTGCCTTAGGGTCAATCAGTTCAGTCAGATCGCTGCTGCGCGTCCCGCCGGCAGCAGTCAGGGTAATACGCGGCAGACGCAGTTTTTTCGAGCTGGCTGTTCGGAAATCTGCAGCCTGCAGACGGTCAAATGCTGCAACTACGTCCGGTCTCCGTTCTAGTAATTCGGAAGGTAATCCAGCAGGGATATCAACAGGCAATTGCGGCAAGGCTATAGCATCTATTTCATTTCCACCCGGATAACGTCCCAGTAAAATTTCCAGGCGGCGCGTGATCATCTGTATTCTATTACGCGTTTGCTTGAGTTGCGCTTCTGCATTGGCCAAATCAGTGAGGGCCAGGCGTAAGTCGAGACCGCGCTCCAGACCTCGTTGGAAACGTCCCCGGACTAAACTCACTATAATAGTTCGATCTTTGACCGATTGCTCGACCACCTTTGCCTGCAGATTTGCTTCAACTAACTCAAAATAGCTTTGTGCTACCCGTGCTGCCAAGGACAGTTTTACTCCATAATAATCGACAGCGGTTGCATCAGCTTCCAAAACTGCAGCCTGCTGAAAATCACGTATTCTCCCCCAAACATCCAATTCCCAACTCATCCCGAACAGAACTTCAAATACATCGAATCTTGATGATCCAAACCCTGCTTCCCGAATTTGAGCTCGCTCATGTTCAGCTGTGAGAAAAAGCTGCGGCCAACGGCCTGATCCATCAATTCGTGCCTGGGCTATCGCTGCATCGACCCTTGCTGCTGCCGCTTTCAGTTCATAATTATCAGCCAGCGCATTGTCAACCAAAGCACTTAGCTGAGGATCACCAAAAGTTTCTACCCATTTAGTCGGCATCGGTTGGCCGAGTGCTTTATCCTCAACCCATTGATCTGGTATCTCTGCGCCTACTTCCTCAACATGTCGCTGCGGCAGCATGTTACAACCTGTCAGGATAAGAAAAAGGATGATGCAA
Proteins encoded in this region:
- a CDS encoding efflux RND transporter periplasmic adaptor subunit, with product MKTRQQLLIALLIAIGGGLAAFAIVTSPPQTEQQEDIVTPLSVQVIKVKPQRLRMDVRSRGRVMAQTEIDLVTGVSGNIIKISPEFVSGGFFKKGDLLISIDPAEYDLRVAQAQARVMEAQYQLTREEAEAEQARDEWQHLGQGKPNSLNLRIPQLKEKKAKLAAEREELKNARLLRQRTDIRAPFNGRVRNKEVGMGQYLSSGAVLGRIYSSDLAEVRLPLSTHELAFIDFSDSPTRNESRQGAPVRFTANYQGQQQTWLGHIVRSEGVVEQDTGMVVLVAQIPDPFGLGAKKINSSGTESTKSFTTSLPVGLYVEATIEGRWFEDFVILPASALRNNNRVVIVDQKQQLRFRTVEVLSREREQVIIKTGLQEGEYVLVSGLHHPVEGIEVIPTEIVP
- a CDS encoding efflux transporter outer membrane subunit, which produces MIRIFICIILFLILTGCNMLPQRHVEEVGAEIPDQWVEDKALGQPMPTKWVETFGDPQLSALVDNALADNYELKAAAARVDAAIAQARIDGSGRWPQLFLTAEHERAQIREAGFGSSRFDVFEVLFGMSWELDVWGRIRDFQQAAVLEADATAVDYYGVKLSLAARVAQSYFELVEANLQAKVVEQSVKDRTIIVSLVRGRFQRGLERGLDLRLALTDLANAEAQLKQTRNRIQMITRRLEILLGRYPGGNEIDAIALPQLPVDIPAGLPSELLERRPDVVAAFDRLQAADFRTASSKKLRLPRITLTAAGGTRSSDLTELIDPKAVAWNVFVGLMQPLFTGGRIQGEIFRNQARAEEALNFYKNTALNAFREVEQALAAEEWLRQQEASLRKAVEQTESSQRLAVYSYRNNLIGILTLLDSYRSTLNAQSAHLSVTRQLLSNRINLYLALGGDV
- a CDS encoding penicillin acylase family protein — protein: MKIQSALRALWHILWAALLLSACQPVQPPTRIHSSPEILWDSWGVPHIVAHNDNDAFYAFGWAQMRSHADLLLKLYAVARGRGAEIFGEDYLPADRSVRILGIPGLAEKWYREQDVAFRANLDAFAAGINDFAQQYPQTISDTVRAVLPVTPQDVIAHTTRVMTVFIAGTSECGAVIPGFDFSDQPAASNGWALGSSYSASGNAMLLTNPHLDWRGLETFYESHFLLADVNLYGTALVGSPVLQIAFNDYLGWTHTVNTMDGCDLYQLKRAGAELDDGYLLDGITQSFTVTREIIQSREQDGSMTNEVLLIRRAKQGPVIEVDDQILAVRFALLETPLLAGMNRQWWEMGHARNLEEFQDVLQGQHLPLFNVVYADADKHIMLVYNGIIPVRTTGDAAFWRAPVPGNDSNLIWSRTHSYADLPKAIDPISGWVQNSNGAPWYMTMPFLDKSLYSPNIAADVTNNRELRGLKMLNAYQQMSYEELIAAKHSTHALVADQLLDDLITAARESNSQLLLQAADILGHWDRQYLAESRGAWLFGMWFEKWLERTIAKATVADPNYSFTPDQLVGSLFYTQPFDATQPLTTPYGLADIPLALLALQDAASELQATKGTLDVAWGEIARLRRGKTDLPGNGAGTALGVFREIVYEPDEDGKYKSFSGDTYIALVEFSQPVRAQVLTTYGNASQHPISEIGSQLPLAAKQQLRPAWRMLDEIEANLAMREILRRQ
- a CDS encoding efflux RND transporter permease subunit, which encodes MKLIIWFARNPIAANLLMLIIVAGGLMGLTVSKRYTVPPAPQNQLKIEMGYPGAGPAEVEQALCIPIEEAIHDLEGVRHINTVANQAECEIIVEFDPSIETTRFQSAVQARMDRITSFPKEAEKLKIQEMKIGTTAVTIMVHGEVGMLALMRQRDRLQAMLSKHPDIGLLTPWPKPPYEISIEITESNLRRYALTFEEIAEAIRAASNNIPAGELKQSDSKLLLRSKNQAMSLADYAAIKLRSEPHGAHLLLGDIAQIREIVSEKDFLARIDGKPAAQLFVMSKDRIATTVEAVNEIIEAFRPDLPDGIGISTWDDWSKYYKHNMSMLWENAVSGFILVFLILMFTMRFYLALWVSSGILISLLGALWLMPMLGISLNTYSIAALILILGVLADDAIIVGENIYTHQQRGRPGLAGAISGTLEVAPLVVLMVLSTMIAFVPGLLLPGLSGYLMYNICLVVIVTLAFSMLEALLILPSHLAASFPSKTDRNIWSAAMSSVQDRVDRGLQWFIDDVYAPLLKGLVRLRYITLSVFAIILLITAALVFSGRIQSVMEAPVNDYYLFAILQLPPGTPFEEVDYQIMRLERIASEMRSELNTEFGIDESTKLKDSFQHIIAVSDDNTGFVDIEIAIDERIRSRMDSMKKQWQERFGELPSGATLSFQTFWPKDLGMPTTHSAKAIELKLVASDAALQSTVGEILKTKLSSYAGVHSVTSSMQTGKSELRLKLKPEAAFYGLTMQSLGEQVRHGFFGLEVQRFFLDRDEVRVMLRFPAEHRRSLDDLYRMPISLTNGNTVPFTTVAEAEYTAGFASITRQSRERIQLISADIFKGEAHVEAILADLRANVIPELEAQYPGLRIEPGQTRQKQEKAMSDLWSYGALALLGIYALLAIPLRSYAQPLIIMLAIPFGFIGSVAGHLLLKIPLSLESYVALFAVGGVAINDSLILIAKINEILQKNIPIYKAVILAGKSRFRAIFLTTVTTVMGLLPLMSEQSSDAEKLMPMVISLAFGQIFSAFVTLLLVPVSCVVLKKVSGQKKIHKQIRGLSS
- a CDS encoding fatty acid--CoA ligase; the protein is MTSSPLLLKQLWHTPLVNAVNQEIVYRDQLRLSYRDVYTRIGQFGAALRASCVRRGEVIAVMDHDSHRYLECYFAIPMYGAVMMTVNTKLTPAQIAYTLNHSGAAILLLHADFIPVIENIRTNLSNIKKIIVMTEGATVPQTSLQFDDEYENWLADRADDFCFADFDENMRATVFYTTGTTGAPKGVYYTHRQLVLHTLAAGMALAAPAARQRLHNEDVYMPVTPMFHVHAWGIPYIATLLGVKQVYPGRYTPDMLLKLIREERVTFSHCVPTLLRMILTAAQSSGVDLCGWKVVVGGSALPQALAKLALEMGVDCFSGYGLSETAPILTLAQLNTLDSVRESVTDDALSTLCCAGRAIPLVDLRIVDDTMHPQVHDGQGSGEIIVRAPWLTQGYLNNPEASTVLWQGGYLHTQDIGTIDQDGYLYITDRLKDVIKVAGEWVSSLELENALTLVAGVKEVAVIGVPDKRWGERPMALLVVDKALFRESVIHDQMRSLIECGSISKHALLTQFKLVEVIAKTSVGKIDKKALRAEHATVP